CTGGATTACCAACGGCAACATCGCGCAGCTTGCGGTGGTTTGGGCGAAGCTCGAGGGCGAGGTGAGGGGCTTTTTGGTGCCGACGAACGCCCCTGGATTCCGCGCGGAGCTGATCAAGGACAAATTCTCGTTGCGCGCCAGCGTGACGAGCGAGCTCATCCTGCAGGACGTGGAGGTCGGGCCCGAAGCGTTGCTCGAAGGCGTACGAGGCATGAAGGGACCGCTTTCTTGCCTCAACCAGGCGCGCGCCGGGATCGCTTGCGGCGCTGTGGGAGCTGCCATGGCCTGCTACGAAGCGGCGCTCGAGTACGCAAAAACCAGGATTCAGTTCTCGCGCGCGATCGCGGGCTACCAGCTCGTGCAGCAGAAGCTCGTGTACATGGTGACCGAAATAGCCAAGGCCCAGTGCTTGGCTCTGCGGCTGATGCGGTTGAAGGGCGACGGCAAGCTCAAGCCGGTTCAAGTGTCCCTGGCGAAGCGCAACAACGTAGCGATCGCCTTGGAATGCGCGCGGCTTGCCCGCGATATCCTGGGTGCGAACGGCATCATGTACGAGTATCCGATCGCCCGGCACATGCTGAACCTCGAGTCGGTCTACACCTACGAGGGAACCCACGACATCCACACCCTGATCGTGGGTAAGGAGATCACCGGGTTAGCTGCCTTCGAGTGATGGCTGCGCCTTCAGGCGGTGGTGTGGGCGCTCAGTCTGGGACGGGCCCCAGGGGAGCCTCGCGAAACTGGGCGCTGGGGTGTCCCTCGTTGGTCACGGTTACAAGCACCCTGCCCTCCGCGTCCGTGTTCGCCCGCCAGCGGTAGACCTGAGCCGAAAAGGCCTCCGCGGCAAAACGGCGTCGCCCCAGGACGAAGCGCCGCTGCGGCCGGTACACCAGGTAGCGGTGCTCCTCCACACCCTCGAGGCAGCTGCGCCTCTCCTCGGCCACGCTCAAGCGCGCACCGATCTCGCGGCGCTCGACCTCCCGAAAGGGACAAGTCTCCGGATCATGAGCGAGCTCCGTACGAACGATGAAAGCGAACACCGCTACCGGCGTAACGATGGCGGGCACTGCAAGAGCGATCCGCACCCAGCGGGGAGGCACGAGACGCATGAGACCCAAGCGCTCTGCAAGCGTGGGTATTTCTGAATCGGCACCGCTCACAGCGGCCCCAAGCGGGACTCGGCGGAGGCCGGCGCCGTTCGCGACATCGG
The genomic region above belongs to Pseudomonadota bacterium and contains:
- a CDS encoding acyl-CoA dehydrogenase family protein encodes the protein MPLSGVDFLELDDELSDEQKLVRENVRRFVDREVMPGIVAHYNAGTFPLDLILKFGELGLLGANLRGYGCAEMDDVAYGLVMQELERGDSGIRSFCSVQGALCMYPIYAFGSTAQKERWLPAMARGEVVGCFGLTEPDFGSNPLGMLTTATRLGSGGYRLNGSKRWITNGNIAQLAVVWAKLEGEVRGFLVPTNAPGFRAELIKDKFSLRASVTSELILQDVEVGPEALLEGVRGMKGPLSCLNQARAGIACGAVGAAMACYEAALEYAKTRIQFSRAIAGYQLVQQKLVYMVTEIAKAQCLALRLMRLKGDGKLKPVQVSLAKRNNVAIALECARLARDILGANGIMYEYPIARHMLNLESVYTYEGTHDIHTLIVGKEITGLAAFE